The genomic interval AAATTGATGGAATGAAAAAGGTGAACAATGACGGGAAAAACCTTCAGATAGCAGAGAATTACAAACCCATTCCCTTAGAAAAGATATCCTTTAGCAGGCAAGTTGGTTCGTTTCTTGATACATATGTTTAAACTGTTTCGTCAATGAAAACAGACTGCCGTTTCGTATAACAATCCACTATTACTCAATACCACCATAGCAACAAATACTTCCCTTGATTTCCAGCTTGTTTTCCTTCTGCGTTTCTGTGTGCTTATCGTTGCAACATAAAATTCCCCAAAAAAAGCAGCAAGCTGGTTTTTGTAGAAAAGGAGGAAAACAAAAACCAGCTTGCCATTGAGAAAAGGAGAGTAATGTTGCTTTGTAAAACAACTATATTTCATAAAAAGTTCCAATGTGACTAATGTAAAATTTGTTTTTATGTTTCTTTAAATTTAAGTATAATTATTGACAATACATTGTAGTGTTCCCGCATCAGTTGTGTTTCTGTTTAGTTGTAAGGGAATGTTTCTTTTGCAACTCCTTAGCGATTGTATATGACAACAATTTCAAAACATGCCAATTTAATAAAAAAAGTCCTATTTATAACCGGGATATGCATTTCTTATAGCAGTATCATCTTCCTTACGTATTGTGCCATTATTAAAGTACATAATATTAACGACCCTGAACATGCAAAAAAAATTGTTATTAGTACTTTTTTTGCCAATATAATTCTCTTTGGGGGGAGTATTTATTTGATTTTAAAGCTGAAAGGTCTATCAAAATAAAAATGAAAATTACCAAAAAACTCTTTCTTGTTTTGCCGCTAACACTCTTCCTTTTCTCAAGCAATAGATTTGTCTTCTCAAATCAGGATATTAATGCAGAGACGTTGAGGCAGGAACTTGTCGAACTCGAAAAACACGCAAAACCAATCATAGAAATATTTCGAAAGGTTCCTGCGCTGGTGAATCCTTCCGTTGTAAGCCTTATTACGGAAAAAAAGGTATATGGGGGAGATAATCATCCCGCCCAACCGGCAAATCCTGACCAGGTCCCGCATGCCGGTGCAATTCCCAAAAAAGGACTTGGTTCCGGCATTATAGTGGATGAACGCGGTTACATTTTGACTAACAATCACGTTATCAGCGATTATTCGCCGGAAGAAATTACGGTGGTCACGTATAACGAGGAGCAATATCATGATATTACCATCATTGGCATTGACCCAAATACCGATCTGGCGGTCATAAAAATCGATGGTGAAGGATTTATGCCGGCAAGGTTTGGCAACCCTGAAGAGGTACAGGTAGGGGATTGGGTTATTGCTATCGGCAATCCTTTCGGATTTCAGCAAACAGTTTCCATGGGTATTATCAGCGCCAAAGGAAGAACACATGTAATCCCGCTTGCGCTTCCCTTTCTCTATGAAGATTTTTTCCAGACAGATGCGGCCATTAACCCTGGTAACAGTGGAGGACCATTGGTTAATCTAAGAGGGGAAGTTATTGGTGTGAATACCGCAATTGCCACCCGTTCCGGCGGATTTCAAGGCGTGGGTTTTGCGTTGTCTGCAAGCATCGCGCAAGAGACAGTCGAAACCATAATAAATACCGGTACAATCGTGAGGGGTTACCTGGGTATTGGAACACAGGATATTACCGATGAATTTGCGTTGAAGCTTGGTTTTGAAAATAAGTATGATATGGTAAAACACTTTGGCTTAGTCAAAGACAAGGGTGTATTTGTCATGGAAGTATGGAGCGAAACCCCTGCATTTAAGGCGGGAATCCTTCCCGGAGACGTTATATGTGAAATGAATGATGATGTTATAAAAAATTCACTGGATTTGCAACGCGTTATAAGACATGCGAAGATAGATGCCCGTATCATGATTAAAGTTTTAAGAAATGGGGAGGAAAACATCCTTACAGCCATAGTTGAACAGCAACCCGAAGACCTTTCCGGAAGAACATATGCCGCTTTTAGAAAACAAGATGAACCCTCGAAGTTTTCAATAGGGCTGATT from Candidatus Kuenenia stuttgartiensis carries:
- a CDS encoding trypsin-like peptidase domain-containing protein; translated protein: MKITKKLFLVLPLTLFLFSSNRFVFSNQDINAETLRQELVELEKHAKPIIEIFRKVPALVNPSVVSLITEKKVYGGDNHPAQPANPDQVPHAGAIPKKGLGSGIIVDERGYILTNNHVISDYSPEEITVVTYNEEQYHDITIIGIDPNTDLAVIKIDGEGFMPARFGNPEEVQVGDWVIAIGNPFGFQQTVSMGIISAKGRTHVIPLALPFLYEDFFQTDAAINPGNSGGPLVNLRGEVIGVNTAIATRSGGFQGVGFALSASIAQETVETIINTGTIVRGYLGIGTQDITDEFALKLGFENKYDMVKHFGLVKDKGVFVMEVWSETPAFKAGILPGDVICEMNDDVIKNSLDLQRVIRHAKIDARIMIKVLRNGEENILTAIVEQQPEDLSGRTYAAFRKQDEPSKFSIGLIVNDVTYEIARSLGLEKEEGVLVLEVDDNSPAGHAGIEPGDLITKVGTKNVNSVIEFMGIIEEYLSSNKTITVYIKNKGFVTLK